Proteins co-encoded in one Erinaceus europaeus chromosome 2, mEriEur2.1, whole genome shotgun sequence genomic window:
- the LOC103117512 gene encoding ubiquitin-conjugating enzyme E2 N-like: MAGLPRRIIKETQRLLAEPVPGIKAEPDESNARYFHVVIAGPQDSPLREGLFKLELFLPEEYPMAAPKVHFMTKIYHPNVDKLGRICLDILKDKWSPALQIRTVLLSIQALLSAPNPDDPLANDVVEQWKTNEAQVIETARAWTRLYAMNNI, encoded by the coding sequence ATGGCCGGGCTGCCCCGCAGGATCATCAAGGAAACCCAGCGTTTGCTGGCAGAACCTGTTCCTGGTATTAAAGCAGAACCAGATGAGAGCAATGCCCGCTATTTTCATGTGGTCATTGCTGGCCCTCAGGATTCCCCTTTGAGGGAGGGACTTTTTAAACTTGAACTATTTCTTCCGGAAGAATACCCAATGGCAGCCCCTAAAGTACATTTCATGACCAAAATTTATCATCCTAATGTAGACAAGTTGGGAAGAATATGTTTAGATATTTTGAAAGATAAATGGTCCCCAGCACTGCAGATCCGCACAGTTCTGCTATCGATCCAGGCTTTGTTAAGTGCTCCCAACCCAGACGATCCACTAGCAAATGACGTAGTGGAGCAGTGGAAGACGAACGAAGCCCAAGTCATAGAGACAGCTAGAGCATGGACTAGGCTATATGCCATGAATAATATTTAA